The following proteins are encoded in a genomic region of Elusimicrobiota bacterium:
- a CDS encoding CopG family transcriptional regulator, with the protein MGKINVVRDFLPPPEELAFKQENIKVTMTLSKSSVDFFKKVAHKYHAPYQKMIRSLIDAYAARHASP; encoded by the coding sequence TTGGGAAAGATCAACGTCGTGAGGGATTTCTTGCCCCCGCCAGAAGAATTGGCCTTCAAGCAAGAAAATATCAAGGTGACCATGACGTTGAGCAAATCCAGCGTCGATTTCTTCAAGAAGGTTGCACACAAGTATCATGCTCCCTATCAGAAAATGATTCGGAGCTTGATCGACGCGTACGCCGCTCGTCATGCGTCGCCCTAA